From the genome of Colletotrichum destructivum chromosome 10, complete sequence, one region includes:
- a CDS encoding Putative major facilitator, sugar transporter, major facilitator superfamily produces the protein MSRTSPDSDNKFTSRDASLDKMKLEGATSHVEQSDPSSNRDFDDSIEDTEPSRAVWLITFTVAMGGFLFGMKASAVQTANLRTSQLRETLEEACLADDFPGYDTGVISAVLVSLKDDLGHELDSHEQELITSITSGGALLGALIAGLPADRYGRKLGIYLGCLLFLIGTIIQAAAFSVAQMTVGRLIVGLGVGSAAMIIPLYIGELAPAKHRGRMIAFDNMSVTFGQLVSYALGAGFTEVPHGWRYMVAVGGVPPIVLAFLLPKCPESPRQLISHGKLEEAARVIKRVYPHATEDQVAAKVGHMAYTVEVETQVTSGSLWDRFKELHVVPSNFRALVCACAIMAISQLGGFNTLMYYSATLFGLVGFNKPVAVSIVVGATNFVFSLVNLFIIDRVGRRRILLITVAGMSVSMVVAAVAFHWIPVSPDLKLQTGSVNWAGILVLVTIIVYVACFAGGVATIAWVGTELLPLEVRALGTMMNTVVCWGCNIIIASTFLSMMKGMTPSGAFGFYAGICFFGWVFCIFCYPEANGLPLEDVRQIFATGFGVKKANELQRLRKMTGGSA, from the exons ATGTCTCGAACCTCGCCCGACTCTGACAACAAGTTCACGTCGAGAGATGCGTCTCTCGACAAGATGAAGCTGGAAGGGGCCACGTCCCACGTCGAACAAAGCGACCCGAGCAGCAACCGCGACTTTGACGACTCCATCGAGGACACCGAGCCTTCCAGGGCTGTGTGGCTCATCACCTTCACCGTGGCAATGGGCGGTTTCCTGTTCGGTATGAAAGCCTCCGCCGTCCAAACCGCGAATTTGCGGACCTCCCAACTCCGTGAAACGTTGGAAGAAGCTTGCCTTGCTGACGACTTCCCAGGCTACGACACGGgcgtcatctcggccgtcctCGTCAGCCTGAAAGATGACCTGGGCCACGAGCTCGACTCCCACGAACAGGAGCTCATCACGTCCATCACCTCGGGCGGCGCGCTGCTCGGCGCCCTGATAGCCGGCTTACCTGCCGACAGATACGGGCGGAAGCTGGGAATCTACCTCGGGTGCCTGCTCTTCCTAATCGGCACCATCAtccaggcggcggccttctccgTCGCCCAGATGACCGTCGGGCGTCTCATTGTCGGCCTGGGAGTCGGTTCCGCCGCCATGATTATC CCTCTATACATCGGAGAACTGGCCCCGGCCAAGCACCGCGGCCGCATGATCGCGTTCGACAACATGAGCGTCACCTTTGGCCAGCTCGTCTCGTACGCCCTGGGCGCCGGCTTCACCGAGGTCCCCCACGGATGGCGCTACatggtcgccgtcggcggcgtgcccCCTATCGTCCTCGCGTTCCTCCTGCCCAAGTGTCCCGAGTCCCCGCGGCAGCTCATATCCCacggcaagctcgaggaggccgcgcGCGTCATCAAGAGGGTATACCCGCACGCCACTGAGGATcaggtcgccgccaaggTAGGCCACATGGCGTacaccgtcgaggtcgagacaCAGGTCACCTCGGGCTCGCTGTGGGATCGCTTCAAGGAGCTGCACGTCGTGCCGTCCAACTTCCGGGCTCTGGTCTGCGCCTGCGCCATCATGGCTA TCTCCCAACTCGGCGGTTTCAACACGTTGATGTACTACTCGGCGACCCTGTTTGGTCTCGTCGGCTTCAACAAGCCCGTTGCcgtctccatcgtcgtcggcgcaACCAACTTTGTCTTCTCGCTCGTCAACCTGTTCATCATCGACAGGGTTGGTAGGAGACGGATCCTCCTTATTACCGTTGCCGGAATG TCCGTCAGTATGGTCGTGGCCGCCGTTGCGTTCCACTGGATCCCCGTCTCCCCAGACCTCAAGCTCCAGACGGGCTCGGTGAACTGGGCAGGCATCCTCGTGctcgtcaccatcatcgtGTACGTCGCCTGCTTCGCCGGCGGTGTCGCCACTATCGCCTGGGTCGGCACGGAGCTCCTCCCGCTCGAGGtccgcgccctcggcaccaTGATGAACACCGTCGTCTGCTGGGGCtgcaacatcatcatcgcctcgACCTTCCTGTCCATGATGAAGGGCATGACGCCGAGCGGCGCCTTCGGCTTCTACGCGGGCATCTGCTTCTTCGGCTGGGTCTTCTGCATCTTCTGCTATCCCGAGGCCAACGGTCTCCCGCTCGAGGACGTGCGGCAGATTTTCGCCACCGGTTTCGGCGTCAAGAAGGCGAATGAGTTGCAGAGGCTCCGAAAGATGACAGGAGGCTCGGCGTAG
- a CDS encoding Putative major facilitator superfamily, MFS transporter superfamily, whose product MPGTPRTPSVSSAAEQKGAPVFPEVVSVPQASDSKHHAVDQVWAAGASAQMYEPIPEYEGRHRYDPTATWSEHEEKKLVRRLDYRICSWVCLMFFALQLDRGNINQANTDNMLEDLGLTTNQYNYGMTIFYVCFLCAELPSQMISKKLGPDRWVPAQMVSWSIVAACQCLMTEKNGFYATRALLGLIEGGFIPDAILYLSYFYTSKELPIRMSYFYCSSNATQIIAAFLAFGILHLRGVGGWEGWRWLFALEGGLTALIGVVSWFYLPPSPTQTASRFRGKDGWFSEREEIIMVNRILRDDPSKGGMHNRQGLTLRLLWSALSDWDLWPIYLYGFTLLIPVRPIDQYLTINLKALGFDTFQANLLTIPGYVLFLIQLVFWSRVSERWNNRMLIVFLYSVWVFPLVLALELMPAGSSPWKWYAVTALIVGYPYVHSILVSLTSRNAGTVRTRTVGSAIYNMTVQASSIIGSNIYQKDDAPLYRRGNKIILALIAWNAVLAWLIKAYYMKRNKTRDGIWGGMSQQEKDHYLATTKDEGSRRLDFRFAH is encoded by the exons ATGCCAGGCACGCCGAGAACGCCAAGCGTCAGCTCTGCCGCCGAGCAGAAGGGCGCACCCGTCTTCCCAGAGGTCGTCAGCGTCCCACAGGCGTCCGATTCAAAGCACCATGCAGTCGATCAGGTctgggccgccggcgcgtcGGCGCAGATGTACGAGCCCATCCCCGAGTATGAGGGCCGCCACCGGTACGACCCCACGGCGACCTGGTCGGAGcacgaggagaagaagctggttAGGAGG CTCGACTACAGGATCTGCTCGTGGGTTTGCCTCATGTTTTTCGCGCTCCAGCTGGACCGCGGCAACATCAACCAGGCCAATACGGACAACATGCTggaggacctcggcctcaCGACCAACCAGTACAACTACGGCATGACCATCTTCTACGTGTGCTTCCTCTGCGCCGAGCTGCCGTCGCAGATGATATCGAAGAAATTGGGTCCAGATAGGTGGGTGCCAGCACAGATGGTGTCGTGGAGCATCGTCGCGGCTTGCCAGTGCTTGATGACGGAGAAGAACGGCTTCTACGCCACGCGcgccctgctcggcctcATTGAGGGCGGCTTCATCCCGGACGCCATCCTGTACCTCTCCTACTTCTACACCAGTAAGGAGCTGCCCATCCGCATGAGCTACTTCTACTGCTCCTCCAACGCCACCCAgatcatcgccgccttcctcgccttcgGCATCCTGCACCTGcgaggcgtcggcggctgggAGGGCTGGAGATGGCTTTTCGCCCTCGAAGGCGGCCTTACGgccctcatcggcgtcgtctcgTGGTTCTATctgccgccgagcccgacgcAGACGGCGAGCCGGTTCCGCGGCAAAGACGGCTGGTTCTCGGAGCGCGAGGAGATCATCATGGTGAATCGTATACTAAGGGACGATCCCTCAAAA GGAGGGATGCACAATCGTCAGGGACTGACCCTGAGGCTCCTCTGGTCTGCGCTCTCGGACTGGGACCTCTGGCCCATCTACCTCTACGGCTTCACGCTCCTCATCCCCGTCAGGCCCATCGATCAGTACCTGACCATCAACCTCAAGGCTCTCGGCTTCGACACGTTCCAAGCGAACCTGCTCACCATCCCGGGCTACGTGCTGTTCCTGATCCAGCTCGTGTTCTGGTCCCGCGTCTCGGAGCGCTGGAACAACCGCATGCTGATCGTCTTCCTCTACTCCGTCTGGGTGTTCCCCCTCGTCTTGGCCTTGGAGCTGATGCCGGCCGGGTCCAGCCCCTGGAAGTGGTACGCCGTCACTGCTCTGATCGTCGGTTACCCTTACGTCCATTCGATTCTAG TCAGTTTGACATCGCGAAATGCGGGCACGGTCCGAACGAGAACCGTTGGCAGCGCCATCTACAACATGACGGTGCAAGCGAGCAGCATCATCGGCTCCAAC ATCTACCAGAAAGACGACGCGCCGCTGTACCGCCGAGGCAACAAGATCATCCTGGCGCTCATTGCCTGGAACGCGGTGCTCGCCTGGCTCATCAAGGCGTACTACATGAAGAGGAACAAGACGCGCGACGGCATCTGGGGGGGCATGAGCCAGCAGGAGAAGGACCACTACCTGGCGACCACGAAGGACGAGGGAAGCAGGCGGCTGGACTTCCGTTTCGCGCACTAG
- a CDS encoding Putative Flavoprotein-like superfamily, whose translation MSITGTLPEGTLKLINQLAPESLADTAALAAAGLLSAAYVLRGYAWDRPDPYDYIWYEKPQQDAAGGNSAANKKSRNIAERLEELGKDVVVFWGSQSGTAEGFANRLARELHQRFHLDAMSADLSDYDAETIAQIPETKLAVFVLSTYGEGDPSDNTGPFWDWLTKLQDRPLASLRYAAFGLGNSNYRYYNKVVDVVDKALEGCGASRLAPVGRADDAQGATEEDFLAWKDDLYKVLRETLKLQEHEVVHEPSLAVVEDESLEPQDLHVGEPVHLVEGSGKPSANSAIRPLKIKKAYSLFSSPGGGGGRGCLHLDLDLGGNSQLTYKTGDHLAIWPINPDQEVERLLNVLGLADRRSVPISINALDAAVKVRIPTPTNVETLFRYYLEICAAVPRDAVRGLAQFAPSAGAKEFLLSLGREKENYATFIASNHLTVGKLLELASAADGNHAVSAWTGIPLSYLIETLPRSQPRYYSISSSSVVSPKAPSITVAVSDTPLPGSPSTAIPGLTTNYLQALSRSLQDSQTTQQTEGLSYALSGPSNALEGGHVYAHIRRSKFKLPMLSSHPLVMVAAGTGLAPFRAFITERLRLQSIGKDVGRMMLFFGCQRPDDDFIYREELEQMERDLGGKLKIVTAFSRQEGAKKVYVQDRVLEFGSEVTGLLEEGASLYMCGRASMAREVGKTLGGVVKESKGWNDAQVKDWSEGLKRNRKWQEDVWG comes from the exons ATGTCCATCACGGGCACTCTTCCCGAGGGCACGCTGAAGTTGATCAACCAGCTCGCCCCGGAGTCCCTCGCGGACACGGCTGCTCTCGCCGCGGCTGGCCTCTTGTCCGCTGCATATGTCCTGCGCGGATACGCTTGGGACAGGCCCGACCCATACGACTACATCTGGTACGAGAAGCCACAACAAGACGCCGCCGGAGGCAACAGCGCGGCAAACAAGAAATCAAGGAACATTGCAGAGAGGTTAGAGGAGCTT GGAAAagatgtcgtcgtcttctgggGCTCGCAGTCGGGCACCGCAGAGGGCTTCGCGAACCGTCTCGCGCGCGAGCTGCACCAGCGCTTCCACCTCGACGCCATGTCGGCCGACCTCTCGGACTACGACGCCGAGACCATCGCGCAGATCCCGGAGACCAAGCTGGCTGTCTTCGTCCTCTCGACgtacggcgagggcgacccCAGCGACAACACCGGCCCGTTCTGGGACTGGCTTACCAAGCTCCAGGACAGACCCCTCGCGTCGCTGCGGTATGCGGCGTTCGGACTGGGAAACAGCAACTACAGATACTACAACAAGGTCGTTGACGTGGTCGATAAGGCTCTAGAAGGTTGCGGCGCCTCCCGTCTGGCGCCCGtcggccgcgccgacgatgcgCAGGGGGCCACGGAGGAGGACTTCCTCGCGTGGAAAGACGACTTGTACAAGGTCCTCCGCGAGACCCTCAAGCTCCAGGAACACGAAGTTGTCCACGAGCCCTCGCTggcggtcgtcgaggacgagtcCCTGGAGCCCCAGGATCTCCACGTCGGCGAGCCGGTGCACCTGGTCGAGGGCTCCGGGAAGCCGTCCGCGAACTCGGCCATCAGGCCGCTGAAGATCAAGAAGGCCTACAGCCTCTTCTCGtcccccggcggcggcggcggccgtggctgtctgcacctcgacctcgacctcggcggcaacTCTCAGCTCACCTACAAGACGGGCGACCACCTCGCCATTTGGCCCATCaaccctgatcaggaggtCGAGCGGTTGCTGaacgtcctcggcctcgcagACCGCCGCAGCGTCCCCATCAGCATTAACGCGCTGGACGCGGCCGTCAAGGTCCGGATTCCTACGCCGACCAACGTCGAGACGCTCTTCAGGTATTATCTAGAAATCTGCGCCGCTGTTCCCAGAGACGCCGTTCGCGGACTTGCGCAGTTCGCGCCTTCGGCCGGCGCCAAAGAGTTTCTCCTCAGCCTGGGACGTGAAAAGGAAAATTATGCTACCTTCATTGCTTCTAACCATCTCACCGTTGGCAAGCTGCTCGAGTTGGCCAGCGCGGCCGACGGCAACCATGCGGTATCGGCCTGGACAGGCATCCCGCTGTCATACCTCATCGAGACCCTGCCCAGGTCTCAGCCCCGATACTACTCCATTTCTTCTTCCAGCGTCGTCTCTCCCAAGGCCCCGAGCATCACCGTTGCTGTTTCCGATACCCCGCTCCCTGGCTCTCCGTCTACCGCTATCCCCGGCCTCACCACCAACTATCTTCAAGCACTCTCCCGATCCCTGCAGGACTCCCAGACAACTCAGCAAACAGAGGGTCTGAGCTATGCTTTATCGGGTCCGTCAAACGCTCTGGAAGGCGGCCACGTCTACGCTCACATCCGCCGCTCCAAGTTCAAGCTCCCCATGCTGTCTTCGCACCCTCTGGTcatggtcgccgccggcaccggcctgGCGCCGTTCCGCGCCTTCATCACCGagcgcctgcgcctgcaATCCATCGGAAAGGATGTAGGCCGGATGatgctcttcttcggctgCCAGCGtcccgacgacgacttcatcTACAGggaggagctcgagcagATGGAGAGGGATCTTGGCGGCAAGCTGAAGATCGTCACGGCCTTCTCGCGGCAGGAAGGCGCGAAGAAGGTCTATGTCCAGGACAGGGTTCTGGAGTTTGGCAGCGAGGTCACGGGATTgttggaggagggcgccAGCTTGTACATGTGCGGGAGGGCGAGCATGGCGAGAGAGGTTGGCAAGACCTTGGGCGGTGTCGTGAAAGAGAGCAAAGGATGGAACGACGCCCAGGTCAAGGACTGGAGCGAAGGACTGAAGCGGAACCGCAAATGGCAAGAGGATGTTTGGGGTTAG
- a CDS encoding Putative cytochrome P450 → MALETLSVFSRAPYATAFFFVGLFYLVIYPLFVYFKDAKGLRKFQNFSTFSGAYNIPFMILARTGARSTHLVQLHREKGPVLRTGPNTLSFSDVRAIKDIYGHGTPCIKDESYVLTAGSHYHLADVVEKHDHARKRKVLSSAYALKNLEGWEHKVADKVERLFKQLDKLCTDPLPKGQMFPRPEDLTVDYRKWGNFFTLDAIADIGLSERLGLLDRGHDRVLARRKDGTTWEAPLRDSLYPTARKQSLLVWSYDNYKLLDKLSNLVPRFRQMTEASKGWDGIVLQLAHQRLARYNAGEKLDDFFQALMENKNGEPNNLEWGEIVAEVNIMMNAGSVTTAIAVTNVLYQLLKNPACLRRLREEVDAVLDPDEAVAPYDKVKHLPYLRACLDESLRLFPPTPHGLPRKTPPEGMHIMGEWVPGDTTVSMSGIVVHRDESVFPEADKYVPDRWLGDKGKELQPYFLAFSAGARGCIGRNISYLEQAVLLASVVHRYEFALPRDFEMAREETMNWLLGEMPVKAWRRRLEGEENTVV, encoded by the exons ATGGCGCTCGAAACGCTCTCTGTCTTCTCCAGAGCCCCTTATGCCACGGCATTCTTCTTCGTTGGCTTGTTTTATCTTGTGATTTACCCCCTTTTCGTGTACTTTAAAGACGCCAAAG GCCTACGCAAGTTCCAAAACTTCAGCACCTTCTCCGGCGCATACAATATCCCCTTCATGATCTTGGCCCGTACCGGTGCCCGGTCAACCCATCTTGTCCAGCTCCACAGAGAAAAAGGCCCGGTCCTCCGCACCGGCCCCAACACCCTCTCCTTCAGCGATGTGCGtgccatcaaggacatctACGGGCACGGAACCCCCTGCATCAAGGACGAGTCGTACGTCTTGACGGCCGGCTCGCACTACCATCTCGCCGACGTTGTCGAAAAGCACGACCACGCGAGGAAGCGCAaggtcttgtcgtcggcctATGCCCTGAAGAACCTCGAAGGGTGGGAGCACAAggtcgccgacaaggtcgagaGGCTCTTCAAGCAGCTCGACAAGCTCTGCACCGACCCCCTTCCCAAGGGCCAGATGTTCCCCCGGCCCGAGGACCTGACCGTCGACTACCGCAAATGGGGTAACTTCTTCAcgctcgacgccatcgctGACATCGGCCTCTCCGAGCGGCTCGGTCTCCTCGACCGCGGCCATGACAGAGTGCTCGCTCGCCGCAAGGACGGAACCACCTGGGAGGCGCCCCTCCGCGACTCCCTCTATCCTACCGCCAGGAAGCAGTCCCTGCTCGTCTGGAGCTACGACAACTACAagctcctcgacaagctgTCGAACCTCGTCCCCCGCTTCCGCCAGATGACCGAGGCCTCCAAGGGCTGGGACGGGATCGTGCTCCAGCTCGCGCACCAGCGCCTCGCGCGGTACAACGcgggcgagaagctcgacgacTTCTTCCAGGCGCTCATGGAGAACAAGAACGGCGAGCCCAACAACCTCGAGTGGGGCGAgatcgtcgccgaggtcaacATCATGATGAACGCCGGCAGCGTGACGacggccatcgccgtcaccaaCGTCCTGTACCAGCTGCTGAAGAACCCGGCGtgcctccgccggctccgcgaagaggtcgacgccgtcctcgacccggacgaggccgtcgccccTTACGACAAGGTCAAGCACCTCCCCTACCTCCGCGCCTGTCTCGACGAGTCCCTGCGCCTGTTCCCCCCGACGCCCCACGGCCTGCCGCGCAAGACCCCGCCCGAAGGCATGCACATCATGGGCGAGTGGGTACCGGGCGACACCACTGTCAGCATGTCGGGCATCGTCGTGCACCGCGACGAGTCCGTGTtccccgaggccgacaagTACGTCCCGGACCGGTGGCTCGgcgacaagggcaaggagctGCAGCCGTACTTcctggccttctcggccggcgcgaGGGGCTGCATCGGCCGCAACATCTCGTACCTGGAGCAGGCCGTGCTGCTGGCGTCCGTGGTCCACCGGTACGAGTTCGCGCTGCCGCGGGATTTCGAGATGGCGCGCGAGGAGACGATGAACTGGTTGCTGGGCGAGATGCCCGTTAAAGcctggaggcggcggctggaaggggaggaaaaCACAGTGGTGTGA
- a CDS encoding Putative phosphoglycolate phosphatase-like, domain 2, HAD superfamily, translating into MPQIKCILFDCDNTLVLSENAAFEACAQLANQILEKFGFEKRYGGTELMHQFVGQNFRSMMTGLCSRHGFTIPAEEFDQWVAKELDTTIANLRAKAEPCENVIEVLEKLQKDKKYHMAIVSSSAMPRVVASIEKTKMDQFFGKPDEGIFSAASSIQPPVSKPNPAIYLHACEKLGFKPSECIAIEDSRSGATAAKNAGIPLLGYVGPYYEEGQEKLDSMVKLFSEELGAFDVMHNWKDFESILAKYESS; encoded by the exons ATGCCTCAA ATCAAGTGCATCCTGTTCGACTGCGACAACACGCTCGTTCTCTCCGAGAACGCCGCTTTCGAGGCCTgcgcccagctcgccaacCAGATCCTTGAGAAGTTCGGCTTCGAGAAGCGCTATGGCGGCACCGAGCTCATGCACCAGTTTGTCGGCCAGAACTTCCGCAGCATGATGACCGGCCTCTGCTCGCGACACGGCTTCACCATCCCCGCCGAAGAGTTCGACCAGTGggtcgccaaggagctcgacaccaccatcgccaacctGCGCGCCAAGGCCGAGCCCTGCGAGAACGTCATCGAGgtgctcgagaagctccagaaggacaagaagtACCACATGGCCATCGTCTCGTCCTCCGCCATGCcccgcgtcgtcgcctccaTCGAGAAGACCAAGATGGACCAGTTCTTCGGCAAGCCCGACGAGggcatcttctccgccgccagcagcatCCAGCCCCCCGTCTCCAAGCCCAACCCGGCCATCTACCTGCACGCCTGCGAGAAGCTCGGCTTCAAGCCCAGCGAGtgcatcgccatcgaggacaGCCGCagcggcgccaccgccgccaagaacgcCGGCATCCCCCTCCTGGGATACGTCGGCCCCTACTACGAGGAGGGccaggagaagctcgactcAATGGTCAAGCTCTTCagcgaggagctcggcgcctTCGACGTCATGCACAACTGGAAGGACTTTGAGAGCATCTTGGCCAAGTACGAGAGCTCATAG
- a CDS encoding Putative calcineurin-like phosphoesterase domain, ApaH type, metallo-dependent phosphatase translates to MAVQILSDLHLESPRAYDIFQIVPKAPILALLGDIGNVAAHKDDCLAFLTQQLRQFRAVLFVPGNHEAYRSSWPRTLDILRAFEREVDGNPSLGQFVLLDRTVFRVPDTSIVILGCSLFSHVPPEREDDVSMGLNDFFQTGDWDVAAHNEAHRRDLAWLNAQVAELERSDARIVIFSHWSPSTHSLALDPRHATSLITPGFATDLSGEVCFKSGSVEAWAFGHTHFNCDFTVKRDGGAGPLRLFTNQRGYCFSQSAGFDAEKVFE, encoded by the coding sequence aTGGCGGTTCAGATCCTCTCCGACCTGCATCTGGAGTCGCCCAGGGCCTACGACATCTTCCAGATCGTCCCAAAGGCCCCCATCCTAGCTCTGCTGGGTGACATCGGCAATGTCGCCGCTCACAAGGACGACTGCCTCGCCTTCCTGACCCAGCAGCTACGCCAGTTCCGCGCCGTGCTCTTTGTCCCCGGGAACCACGAGGCCTATCGGTCCAGCTGGCCCCGAACCCTTGACATCCTCCGCGCATTCGAGCGAGAAGTCGACGGCAATCCCTCGCTTGGGCAGTTCGTCCTGCTGGACCGGACGGTCTTCCGCGTGCCGGACACCAGCATCGTCATCCTGGGCTGCAGCCTCTTCTCTCACGTCCCCCCCGAGAGGGAAGACGACGTCTCGATGGGGCTGAACGACTTCTTCCAGACCGGAGACTgggacgtcgccgcccacaACGAAGCGCATAGACGGGACCTGGCCTGGCTCAACGCGCAGGTCGCGGAGCTTGAGCGGTCCGATGCGAGGATCGTCATCTTCTCGCATTGGAGCCCTTCGACGCACAGCCTCGCCCTCGATCCCAGGCATGCCACCAGCCTGATCACGCCGGGATTCGCGACGGATCTGTCCGGAGAAGTGTGCTTCAAGAGCGGGAGCGTCGAGGCCTGGGCGTTTGGCCACACCCACTTCAACTGCGATTTCACCGTGAAGCGGGACGGCGGTGCCGGGCCTCTGAGGCTGTTTACGAACCAGAGGGGCTACTGCTTTTCTCAGTCGGCAggcttcgacgccgagaaggtgTTTGAGTGA